Proteins encoded together in one Thermococcus barophilus MP window:
- a CDS encoding ABC transporter ATP-binding protein → MEKVLEVKHLKKYFPVKGLFFTKGWVKAVDDISFEIYKGETFGLVGESGCGKTTTGRTILRLIEPTAGEILFEGKNVMELKGDELKWFRRKAQIMFQDPYSSLNPRQTVFEIIMEPVRFHGIEVDDPEEFVINLLKSVGLNEMHLYRYPHEFSGGQRQRIALARIMALKPEFIVLDEPTSALDVSVQANILNTLKDLQEKHGFTYLFISHDLGVVKYMSHRMGVMYLGKLVEVGPADKIFENPLHPYTQMLLSAIPVPDPEMAKELKAKRKIVRGEPPSPINPPAGCRFHPRCPFAKDVCRKEEPPMVEVEKDHHVACWLYAKS, encoded by the coding sequence ATGGAGAAAGTGTTAGAAGTTAAACATCTCAAAAAGTACTTTCCCGTGAAAGGCTTATTTTTCACAAAGGGCTGGGTTAAGGCAGTTGATGACATAAGCTTTGAGATATACAAGGGTGAAACCTTTGGCTTAGTAGGCGAGAGTGGCTGTGGTAAGACAACGACAGGAAGAACAATCCTTCGTTTGATAGAGCCAACTGCTGGTGAAATCCTCTTTGAAGGCAAGAACGTTATGGAGCTTAAAGGTGATGAGCTCAAATGGTTCAGGAGGAAAGCCCAGATAATGTTTCAGGATCCGTACTCATCTCTAAATCCGAGGCAGACGGTGTTTGAAATAATCATGGAGCCTGTGAGATTTCATGGCATTGAAGTCGATGATCCTGAGGAATTTGTGATAAACCTCCTGAAAAGCGTTGGACTCAACGAGATGCACCTCTACAGATACCCCCACGAGTTCAGTGGTGGTCAGAGACAGAGAATTGCCTTAGCGAGGATAATGGCTCTTAAGCCAGAGTTCATAGTGCTTGATGAGCCAACATCTGCTTTGGATGTTTCAGTCCAGGCGAACATCCTGAACACTCTCAAGGACTTGCAGGAAAAGCATGGGTTCACTTATCTCTTTATCTCCCACGATTTGGGTGTCGTCAAGTACATGAGCCACAGGATGGGGGTTATGTACCTTGGAAAGCTTGTCGAGGTAGGTCCAGCTGATAAAATCTTTGAGAATCCACTCCATCCCTACACCCAAATGCTCCTCTCAGCTATTCCAGTTCCAGATCCGGAGATGGCTAAAGAGCTTAAAGCAAAGCGTAAGATTGTTAGAGGCGAACCTCCAAGCCCAATAAACCCACCGGCTGGGTGCAGGTTCCACCCAAGATGCCCGTTTGCAAAGGATGTGTGCAGAAAAGAAGAGCCACCAATGGTTGAGGTTGAGAAAGACCACCATGTTGCCTGCTGGCTTTATGCTAAATCATAG